TTCAGAAGTAGCAGCTTAAAAATAAATCCACCAATAAAATTAGCTACTTTTATTTGTCATGCCCAAAATTAATATTTCTTTAATAAAAAAAGAACTCAATAGTTATGGTTAACTTCTAAAAAGTCCCACAACTAGCGAGTTCTTTTTATTCATGAGCTAAAATTGTAAAATTAGCTATTTCCCGACAATCCCTTTTTATATTAAATTACATTCCCTTTGACCATTTTACCGGTTTTCTAAAGCCCCAGATCATATAACCCAAAACAAGGCCTAAGGCTAACATTAAAAACATCATTAAAATAGTTACACCGAGGCTTACTTCTCCCTTAAATGAAAAACCTTTATTGCTAATATCTTCTAAAAGGACGAATTTACTCCAATGGTTTACCCTTGTGTGTACTAGTCCTTTTACTTCATCTATCTCTGACTCAACTTTTTCCCACTCTTTGGTATTCTCGTTGTACCAGTATAAAGCTACCCGGTCTATATTTTGGACTAAAGTAGGATCAAAGGTAAGGGATTTTATCACTTCTCCATTAAAATTTTCGATGATTTCACCATCTACCATTAGTTTGAATTCATAGACAGGGCTAAGGACTCTGAAGTTTTCAGAGATTGGAAGATTTAACTTGTTAACTATAATAGTGAAGTTGGTATAATTGGTTATTCCCTTTTCAGCAAAGGTTTTATCAAGTAATTCCCTAGAGATCTTTACAGTTATTCTATCATCTAATAATTGAATATAGTCATCTTTGAAAAAAATAGTCCTAGGTAGTTCAAAGGATTGTTTATTATCAGTTATCTTGAAAGTAGTATCTATTAGCTTTTCTTCTGGTATAGGTAAAACTGTAACTTCAATATTTACTTGATGGCCTCCATCTTCTGAAACACCGGTTATTGTTGCATTTCCTAACCCAACAGCGAAGAAATTACCGTTATCTATTTTAACAATTTTACTATCACTGCTAGACCAATTAACCTTTTTATTAGTGGCATTTTTAGGTGTGAACTGTAACTCTGGAGTGAAGGTATCCCCTAACATAATCTCTATTTTGGAATTAACAGCCTTTATTCCTTGTAATGGCATTTCGCTGACAACTGAAATTTTAAATTCAGCCTTTTTCCCACCATCTTCAGTAGTAACAGTTACAGTAGCTTCCCCTAATGAATTAGCAGTTACTTTACCATTTTGATCAATTGATAAAACAGAAGGATTACTAGAGGCCCAACTTACTTTCTTATTACTAGCATTGGCAGGGGTAATAGCAGCTGTTAACTGTTGGGTTTCACCTATAAGCATTTTAGATTCACCTTGGATACTCACCCCTGTTACCGGTGCCTTAACGGTCACCGTTGCCGTTGCCACCCTATTTCCTGCTAAGGTTCTAGTATTGATTGTAGCTGTCCCTGGACCTACTGCTCTGACATTACCGTTTTGATCGACGGTAGCAACATTTCTATTGGTAGATGACCATTCTACCCTTTTATCAGTGGCATTATTAGGAAAAACAGTAGCAGTTAACCTTTCACTTTCCCCAACATTTAAACTCAAAGAGTTCTTGTTGAGGGTGACCCTTTCAGGTGCAACGTAACGGGAAGTTGTGATACTACCAGGGATTGTAGAAATCCGATTAGATGGAACAGAAACTATACCATCAACACTTAAAACTATATCACTTAATGTTATATTACTACTTCCAGCTCCAATAATTTCAAACTTAAAGGATAAAAGTGTGCCATTTTTATTGATATTGGGTTGAATGGAAGCAGCAGAAACCCTTATACTGCTACCAACTATATTTGATAAAATATTATAACCGGATGATAAGGGCCCGGCACTATGGTAACTACTTCCTTGTAATACTGGTTTTAGTATTGATGAATTATAGTTTAAATTAAATTGATAACCGGAAATACCGTCAACACCAAAACCGGTGAAATTCTCAATATTTATATTAACAGTTATGGTATTACCTACATGACCTTGATTTGGCATAGAAACTCTTAGCCTTCCAGCACTTTGGGCTTCTACTGATAGAGAAAAGGATAAATTAACTAATATTACCCCAATTAATAGTATGTAAAATGTTTGCTTTAACCCTTTCATAAGTCCACCTCTCCTAGTCTAATTTAATTATTTCTTCTCCTATCTTTTTCTCAAATTATATTATTCTACATATAACGACAGAAATCCTTTAATTTAAGTACATAAATTATTTACTTTCTACAAAATATATTAAGGAATATATAGGAAGGAGTTGTTGAAATGTCTAGAAAAACCAATGTAGCCAGTGGCGGTATCCTTGGATGGATAGAAAAGGTAGGTAATAAACTACCGCATCCTATTACCCTTTTCTTTCTATTATCAATACTAACATTAGTCCTTTCCTGGTTTGTCAGTTACCTAGGGGTTTCTGTAATTCATCCAGTGACAGGGGAAACTGTCCAAGCTGTAAACCTTCTTTCTAGGGAGGGTGTTCAATCTGTTTTTAGCAGGGCAGTAAGTAACTTCACCGGTTTTGCACCATTAGGTACTGTTTTAGTGGCAATGTTAGGTGTTGGTGTTGCCGATAGAACTGGATTAATTAAAGCCTTGCTTAAACTCTTGGTTTT
The sequence above is drawn from the Anaerobranca gottschalkii DSM 13577 genome and encodes:
- a CDS encoding Ig-like domain-containing protein, encoding MKGLKQTFYILLIGVILVNLSFSLSVEAQSAGRLRVSMPNQGHVGNTITVNINIENFTGFGVDGISGYQFNLNYNSSILKPVLQGSSYHSAGPLSSGYNILSNIVGSSIRVSAASIQPNINKNGTLLSFKFEIIGAGSSNITLSDIVLSVDGIVSVPSNRISTIPGSITTSRYVAPERVTLNKNSLSLNVGESERLTATVFPNNATDKRVEWSSTNRNVATVDQNGNVRAVGPGTATINTRTLAGNRVATATVTVKAPVTGVSIQGESKMLIGETQQLTAAITPANASNKKVSWASSNPSVLSIDQNGKVTANSLGEATVTVTTEDGGKKAEFKISVVSEMPLQGIKAVNSKIEIMLGDTFTPELQFTPKNATNKKVNWSSSDSKIVKIDNGNFFAVGLGNATITGVSEDGGHQVNIEVTVLPIPEEKLIDTTFKITDNKQSFELPRTIFFKDDYIQLLDDRITVKISRELLDKTFAEKGITNYTNFTIIVNKLNLPISENFRVLSPVYEFKLMVDGEIIENFNGEVIKSLTFDPTLVQNIDRVALYWYNENTKEWEKVESEIDEVKGLVHTRVNHWSKFVLLEDISNKGFSFKGEVSLGVTILMMFLMLALGLVLGYMIWGFRKPVKWSKGM